A portion of the Bacillus oleivorans genome contains these proteins:
- a CDS encoding ComE operon protein 2, translated as MQRITWNQYFMAQSHLLALRSTCTRLTVGATIVRDKRMIAGGYNGSIAGGEHCSEKGCYVIDGHCVRTIHAEMNAILQCAKFGVQTEGAEIYVTHFPCLNCTKAIIQAGIKCIYYAKDYKNHPYALELLEQAGVKTVKVELEKTDVLSAFSS; from the coding sequence ACAAAGTCATTTGTTAGCATTACGCAGCACTTGCACAAGACTAACGGTTGGAGCAACGATTGTTCGGGATAAGAGAATGATTGCTGGCGGTTATAATGGATCTATCGCAGGCGGGGAGCATTGTTCTGAAAAAGGATGTTACGTAATTGATGGTCATTGCGTCCGGACGATTCATGCCGAAATGAATGCGATCCTTCAATGTGCTAAATTTGGAGTTCAAACAGAAGGTGCTGAAATATACGTCACTCATTTTCCATGTTTAAACTGTACGAAAGCGATTATCCAGGCGGGGATTAAGTGTATTTACTATGCAAAAGACTATAAGAATCACCCATATGCGCTTGAGCTCTTAGAGCAGGCGGGAGTTAAAACTGTAAAAGTTGAATTGGAGAAAACAGATGTATTGTCTGCGTTTTCTTCGTAA